In Shouchella patagoniensis, the following are encoded in one genomic region:
- the pstB gene encoding phosphate ABC transporter ATP-binding protein PstB has product MLSTLEKTQNVYEVKDFSLWYGANQALKNITLELKEKQVTAIIGPSGCGKSTFIKTLNLMSKLNPDIRMAGELNYKGDNLLNTSMDLADLRKTVGMVFQKPNPFPKSIYENVAYGPRVHGTRDKKELDEIVESSLKGAFLWNEVKDRLNKSAMGLSGGQQQRLCIARALATKPEVLLMDEPTSALDPLSTTKVEELITSLRESYTIVIVTHNMQQAARISDETAFFYMGELVEIGATNRIFSKPEHQRTEDYVSGQFG; this is encoded by the coding sequence ATGTTATCGACACTCGAAAAAACGCAGAATGTTTATGAGGTAAAGGATTTTAGTTTATGGTATGGTGCAAACCAAGCTTTAAAGAACATTACGCTTGAGTTAAAGGAAAAGCAAGTAACGGCCATTATTGGTCCATCAGGATGTGGAAAATCAACATTTATTAAAACGCTAAATCTTATGTCGAAGTTAAACCCAGACATTCGAATGGCGGGAGAGCTTAATTACAAAGGTGATAATTTACTTAACACATCTATGGACCTTGCCGATCTACGTAAAACAGTTGGTATGGTCTTTCAGAAACCAAACCCTTTTCCAAAATCAATTTATGAAAATGTTGCTTATGGTCCAAGGGTACATGGTACACGAGATAAAAAAGAGCTTGATGAAATTGTGGAGTCCAGTTTAAAAGGGGCTTTCTTATGGAATGAAGTGAAAGATCGTTTGAATAAAAGTGCAATGGGTCTGTCGGGCGGTCAACAACAACGTCTGTGTATTGCAAGAGCACTAGCGACAAAACCCGAAGTATTATTAATGGACGAACCTACGAGTGCGTTAGACCCATTATCTACAACAAAAGTAGAAGAGTTAATTACGTCTTTGCGTGAATCGTATACGATTGTCATTGTGACGCATAACATGCAACAAGCTGCGCGCATTTCGGATGAAACAGCGTTCTTTTATATGGGAGAGCTTGTTGAAATTGGTGCTACAAATCGGATTTTCTCTAAACCTGAACACCAGCGCACGGAAGATTATGTTTCTGGGCAATTTGGCTAA
- the phoU gene encoding phosphate signaling complex protein PhoU, translating to MLRSVFHQQLEQAAEHIQELGNNTLMQLDRAIDGFEQGDDSQIDEIIKNDASINKNELDLNERVFDIIARQQPVASDLRMVIVVMKIAGDLERVADLAVDMAKVSRRLTHYETAGVRDELVQLAKDARQMVAQALVAYQNKDVLAAQQLARLDDEIDERFGRFIKKLFRQEVKEQDVEMITQLAFIARYVERIADYATNLSEWIIYEANGQHFDLN from the coding sequence ATGTTAAGAAGTGTATTTCATCAGCAGCTAGAACAAGCTGCTGAGCATATTCAAGAACTTGGCAATAATACACTTATGCAGCTTGATAGAGCTATTGATGGCTTTGAACAAGGTGACGACAGTCAGATTGACGAAATTATAAAGAATGATGCTTCTATTAATAAAAATGAATTGGATTTAAATGAACGGGTATTTGATATTATCGCCAGGCAGCAACCAGTCGCTTCTGATTTGCGAATGGTAATTGTCGTAATGAAGATTGCCGGTGATCTCGAAAGAGTTGCTGATCTTGCCGTAGATATGGCAAAAGTATCAAGACGGTTAACTCATTATGAAACCGCTGGAGTTCGGGACGAACTAGTTCAACTTGCAAAGGATGCGCGACAAATGGTGGCACAGGCACTAGTTGCTTATCAAAATAAAGATGTGCTCGCTGCCCAACAATTGGCAAGACTAGATGATGAAATCGATGAACGATTTGGAAGGTTTATAAAAAAACTTTTTAGACAGGAAGTAAAGGAACAAGACGTCGAAATGATTACCCAGCTGGCCTTTATTGCTCGCTATGTAGAGCGAATAGCCGATTATGCAACCAATTTATCAGAATGGATTATTTATGAAGCGAATGGGCAGCATTTTGATTTAAATTAA
- the pstB gene encoding phosphate ABC transporter ATP-binding protein PstB produces MSTLTVQRETEQLKKTHKPKGILQAEDINIYYGDNHAVKNLSLDIHKNEILALIGPSGCGKSTFLRSINRMNDLIPSARVTGVFQYEGVNLLSDEINVVALRKEIGMVFQKANPFPKSIYENITHGLRFHGVPKKEWAEVVEQSLQKAALWDEVKDRLHESALALSGGQQQRLCIARTLALKPEIILLDEPASALDPIATAKVEELMVELKRDYTVVVVTHNMQQASRVSDQTAFFYNGELIELNATDKLFRNPDDEQTEAYISGRFG; encoded by the coding sequence ATGTCGACACTAACCGTTCAAAGAGAGACCGAACAACTAAAAAAGACACATAAGCCAAAAGGCATCCTTCAAGCTGAAGACATTAATATTTATTATGGAGATAATCATGCTGTGAAGAATTTATCACTTGATATTCATAAAAATGAGATATTAGCATTAATCGGTCCTTCTGGTTGTGGGAAGTCAACATTTCTGCGTAGTATAAATCGCATGAATGATTTAATTCCAAGTGCACGTGTAACAGGTGTATTTCAATACGAAGGCGTTAATCTTTTAAGTGATGAAATAAATGTAGTTGCACTTCGTAAAGAAATTGGAATGGTTTTTCAAAAAGCGAATCCATTTCCTAAGTCAATCTATGAAAATATAACCCATGGTTTGCGATTTCATGGAGTTCCGAAAAAAGAATGGGCAGAAGTAGTTGAACAATCGTTACAAAAAGCGGCTTTATGGGATGAAGTCAAAGATCGTTTACATGAGTCAGCTCTCGCATTATCAGGTGGTCAGCAGCAGCGACTATGTATTGCAAGGACTTTAGCTCTTAAACCAGAAATTATTCTGCTCGATGAACCTGCATCAGCACTTGACCCCATTGCAACTGCCAAGGTAGAAGAATTAATGGTTGAATTAAAACGAGACTATACTGTTGTTGTTGTAACTCATAACATGCAACAAGCGTCTAGAGTTTCTGATCAAACCGCATTTTTCTATAATGGCGAACTCATTGAACTGAACGCCACAGATAAGCTGTTTCGTAATCCTGATGATGAACAAACAGAAGCTTATATTTCAGGCCGTTTTGGTTAA
- a CDS encoding DinB family protein, with product MYRQVNDFLQEWKQEAAQTEAVLEAVTDEKLGQAIEEGHSTLGWLGWHLTTTPAFFAGEVGLKLDVELADTQPSSAEVILASYRKISEAVAQAVENQLDDNSIVERVDSFGTKMPKGTILRLLISHQTHHRGQMTVLLRQAGLTVPGVYGPTKEQS from the coding sequence ATGTATCGCCAAGTAAATGATTTTTTACAAGAATGGAAACAAGAAGCAGCGCAGACAGAGGCTGTGCTTGAGGCAGTGACAGATGAAAAATTAGGACAAGCCATTGAAGAAGGTCACAGCACTCTGGGCTGGCTAGGTTGGCATTTAACAACCACGCCTGCATTTTTTGCTGGTGAAGTGGGACTCAAGTTAGACGTAGAACTTGCAGACACACAACCTAGCTCTGCAGAAGTTATTTTGGCTTCCTATCGTAAAATAAGTGAGGCTGTTGCTCAAGCTGTAGAAAACCAATTAGACGACAACTCCATTGTGGAAAGAGTTGATTCATTTGGAACTAAAATGCCTAAGGGAACAATTCTACGTTTATTAATTAGTCACCAAACGCATCACCGTGGTCAAATGACAGTATTGCTCCGTCAAGCAGGATTAACTGTTCCTGGTGTATACGGTCCGACAAAAGAACAATCGTAA
- a CDS encoding PD-(D/E)XK nuclease family protein — MNMAQVNLVPSSDLLEANRLNQLSVEQNERNLYYITPTTYWVKQASAIAPGLAVTTFDGFIRSYIKKSFCGVKEWQTKQWKLFMVGELSGTYRSKQKTLDTYIQLKRFGQMDPPESLAFLKEDFKKIRKAEQTQQNGTIDDLYWYATQIKPPMPIDEVIFEGFVDFTVPQYEFITYLKAQGIQCTIYLDAHMSSTIDELIELGFMVNGTKEERENMAHYTLSTASTKEEELLGIIEHMLKQKQEPSDVAVLLSSAEERFDFKEKANKAGLPIAGERKILLKDTLLYKWINEGLFATSLSRESLAADADLLFPLLGLTGRVYLRAKQSLMRTGKTGMVLVDELLAESTSFRLQTKGSFSDQVEQLLYALKLVDKIVPISYFEQIQMCLKEEFGQSDALKAMEKDAFYDWFETVAETIVVELEEENTGISLLSWSDIGAFNGSTIYIGGMDAGSFPTPYHYLGFVVEEDLMEIKKRGLPLKEKRRAAQLALFDRVLKRHQTVLTSYVIGVNSDDPASPSPFVRSFTLGEHWSFYTRLKTGQSCFALNDAKAMNAEDRVIAERLSRLESGKEPLTKSQSLTMKNRGIINVTELEAYAQCPFRYGIERLLNVKKPLEFDEVFPFHLIGSAIHLIIEKLYKNYLDVIGKPFGSLSNRVKESVPSWLTNEWFKAFNEEIKPSAPYMNELELQLEYERWDKQLQNWWKAERSTFWDRDELNEAHIESLEVPVKLEGYQLGNSRVTIVGKIDRVDSVDGERVLYDYKTGKASLKMMEIQAGLKLQLPLYAYMLGKETPIAGASYISFKEPKKRSSNGLWAKQHVGKGSIFAVSSQCRNTDDTVGDEQFMERWGLHKRIQSIWDGMTTDASVAPLNCPQTCPHKATCRVTEAMKKEINNAVQQ; from the coding sequence ATGAATATGGCACAGGTAAATCTAGTTCCATCAAGTGATTTGCTTGAGGCGAATCGCTTAAATCAGTTGTCTGTTGAACAAAATGAGCGGAATTTATATTATATTACTCCGACAACCTATTGGGTAAAACAGGCATCTGCTATAGCACCGGGGCTTGCTGTTACGACATTTGATGGTTTTATTCGTTCCTATATTAAAAAATCCTTTTGTGGGGTAAAAGAATGGCAAACAAAACAGTGGAAACTCTTCATGGTAGGAGAACTAAGTGGCACGTATCGATCAAAGCAGAAAACGCTTGATACGTATATACAGCTGAAACGATTTGGACAAATGGATCCCCCAGAAAGCTTGGCTTTTCTTAAGGAAGATTTTAAAAAAATAAGAAAGGCAGAACAAACGCAACAAAATGGAACGATAGATGATTTGTACTGGTATGCTACACAAATTAAACCGCCGATGCCAATTGATGAAGTGATTTTTGAGGGATTTGTCGATTTTACGGTGCCACAGTATGAGTTTATTACTTATTTAAAAGCTCAAGGAATTCAGTGTACGATTTATTTGGATGCACATATGTCTTCTACTATTGATGAATTAATTGAACTCGGGTTTATGGTAAATGGAACAAAAGAAGAGCGAGAAAATATGGCTCATTATACACTTTCTACGGCGAGTACAAAAGAAGAAGAACTGTTAGGAATAATTGAGCATATGCTTAAGCAAAAACAGGAGCCTTCAGACGTTGCTGTTTTGTTGTCTAGTGCTGAGGAACGATTTGACTTTAAGGAAAAAGCAAATAAAGCAGGGTTGCCAATTGCAGGTGAAAGAAAAATTCTGTTAAAAGATACCTTGTTGTATAAGTGGATAAATGAAGGATTGTTTGCAACTTCGCTCTCCAGAGAATCACTAGCAGCAGATGCTGATTTATTGTTCCCGTTACTTGGTTTAACTGGAAGAGTGTACCTCCGGGCTAAACAAAGTCTTATGCGTACTGGAAAAACAGGAATGGTATTAGTCGATGAGTTGCTTGCTGAATCTACTTCATTTCGACTGCAAACAAAAGGATCTTTCTCTGACCAGGTGGAACAACTGCTTTATGCACTTAAATTGGTAGATAAGATAGTGCCGATATCTTATTTTGAACAAATACAGATGTGTTTAAAAGAGGAATTTGGGCAATCAGATGCATTAAAGGCGATGGAAAAAGATGCCTTTTATGATTGGTTTGAAACGGTGGCTGAAACGATTGTAGTAGAGCTAGAAGAAGAAAATACTGGCATATCGCTCCTTTCATGGTCAGATATTGGAGCGTTTAATGGATCGACTATTTATATTGGTGGTATGGATGCAGGCTCATTTCCTACCCCTTATCATTATTTAGGGTTTGTAGTGGAAGAAGACTTGATGGAAATAAAAAAACGGGGATTGCCGCTCAAAGAAAAAAGGCGGGCAGCGCAACTTGCGTTATTTGACCGAGTATTGAAGCGTCATCAGACAGTTTTAACAAGCTATGTAATTGGAGTGAATTCTGATGATCCAGCTAGTCCGTCTCCATTTGTTAGGTCATTTACTCTAGGTGAACATTGGAGCTTTTATACACGCTTAAAAACAGGACAAAGCTGCTTTGCACTTAATGATGCTAAGGCTATGAATGCAGAAGATCGAGTTATTGCTGAACGGTTAAGTCGACTTGAATCTGGTAAAGAACCATTGACGAAATCTCAATCACTTACAATGAAAAATAGAGGAATAATTAATGTAACAGAGCTGGAGGCATACGCTCAATGTCCATTTCGATATGGAATTGAACGGTTATTAAATGTAAAAAAACCGTTGGAATTTGATGAAGTTTTTCCGTTTCATTTAATCGGAAGCGCGATTCATTTAATTATAGAGAAGCTTTACAAAAACTACTTGGATGTGATTGGTAAACCTTTTGGGAGTTTGTCTAATAGAGTAAAAGAGAGTGTGCCTTCTTGGTTAACGAATGAATGGTTTAAAGCCTTTAATGAAGAAATTAAACCATCCGCCCCGTATATGAATGAACTTGAACTTCAGCTTGAATACGAACGTTGGGACAAACAATTGCAGAACTGGTGGAAAGCTGAACGATCAACTTTTTGGGACCGTGACGAGCTGAATGAGGCGCATATTGAGTCACTTGAAGTGCCAGTAAAGCTAGAAGGATATCAATTAGGAAATAGTCGGGTGACCATTGTAGGGAAAATAGACCGAGTTGATTCTGTAGATGGGGAACGTGTTTTATATGATTATAAGACAGGGAAAGCAAGTTTAAAGATGATGGAAATTCAAGCCGGTTTAAAACTACAACTTCCTTTATATGCGTATATGTTAGGTAAAGAAACACCAATAGCTGGGGCAAGCTATATCTCTTTTAAAGAACCAAAAAAAAGATCAAGTAACGGTTTATGGGCGAAACAACATGTTGGTAAAGGTTCTATTTTCGCCGTGAGTTCACAATGTCGTAATACAGATGATACAGTTGGTGATGAACAATTTATGGAGCGTTGGGGACTGCATAAGAGAATTCAATCTATATGGGACGGAATGACAACCGATGCTTCTGTTGCTCCTCTTAATTGTCCGCAAACATGCCCACATAAAGCGACTTGCCGTGTGACTGAGGCGATGAAAAAGGAGATTAACAATGCTGTTCAACAGTGA
- the pstA gene encoding phosphate ABC transporter permease PstA, protein MNKKWTDKIATGTFTIIAAIIVAVLAGLIGYIIYRGFGQLSWSFLTDPPSSYREGGGIGPQLFNSFYILFLTMLFTVPLGLGGGIYMAEYAKPGRITNFIRTCIEVLASLPSIVVGLFGLLVFVQLTGWSYSILGGALALTVFNLPVMVRVVEDSITSVPREQKEASLALGITHWDTIRTIILPAAFPGILTGVILSAGRVFGEAAALLFTSGVTTPRLDWMNFNPLSETSPLNIFRPAETLAVHIWKVNTQGLIPDAREVADGASLVLILAVLLFNLLARVLGRYVHRKLTASK, encoded by the coding sequence ATGAATAAAAAGTGGACTGATAAAATTGCAACTGGAACGTTCACCATTATTGCTGCTATCATCGTTGCGGTGTTAGCAGGTTTAATTGGTTATATTATATATAGAGGATTCGGTCAACTTAGCTGGAGTTTTTTAACAGATCCACCAAGTTCGTATCGTGAAGGTGGCGGAATTGGACCGCAACTCTTTAATTCGTTTTATATTTTGTTTTTAACAATGCTTTTTACCGTCCCTCTTGGTCTTGGTGGCGGGATTTATATGGCTGAATATGCTAAGCCGGGAAGAATAACAAATTTCATTCGTACGTGTATTGAAGTGCTAGCTTCACTGCCTTCTATCGTTGTGGGTTTGTTTGGATTACTCGTTTTTGTACAACTAACGGGATGGAGTTACTCAATTTTAGGTGGTGCACTTGCACTAACAGTCTTTAATTTGCCAGTAATGGTGCGTGTTGTAGAAGATTCGATTACTAGTGTTCCTCGTGAGCAAAAAGAAGCGAGTTTGGCTCTTGGTATTACACACTGGGATACGATTCGAACAATTATCTTACCGGCTGCGTTCCCAGGCATTTTAACAGGGGTTATTTTATCTGCTGGTCGAGTATTTGGTGAAGCGGCAGCATTATTATTTACATCTGGTGTCACAACGCCGCGTTTGGATTGGATGAACTTTAATCCACTTTCAGAAACATCGCCACTGAATATTTTTAGGCCAGCAGAGACGCTAGCTGTACACATTTGGAAAGTAAATACGCAAGGGCTTATCCCAGATGCTAGGGAAGTAGCAGATGGAGCATCTCTCGTTTTAATCTTAGCTGTACTATTGTTTAACTTGTTGGCACGTGTACTAGGTCGATATGTCCATCGTAAATTAACAGCTTCAAAATAA
- a CDS encoding phosphate ABC transporter substrate-binding protein: MKKIKLGTIFAAFLLTAAACGADDDTNTGENGDSTSSEGNANAEEVSGSILVAGSSAMEPLIAAASEEFMNENTEASISVQAGGSGQGLSSIASGQVQIGNSDVFAEEKQDIPAEDLVDHRIAVVGMGPAAHPEVGVDDITTEELIDVFTGEITNWSELGGEDQEIVLVNRPDSSGTRDTFVNYGLEGNEPTAGAITEDSSSTVKQIIGETPGAIGYLAFSYYDEEGTVLPMSVDGVEQTDENVMTGDYPIWAYMHSYTNGEPEGLTKAFIDYLMGDFVQETLIPEMGYIPETGMEVERNAEGEESTK; encoded by the coding sequence ATGAAAAAGATAAAATTAGGTACAATATTTGCAGCCTTTCTTCTGACAGCAGCAGCTTGTGGAGCAGATGACGATACAAATACAGGAGAAAACGGAGATTCTACTAGTAGTGAAGGGAATGCGAACGCTGAAGAAGTATCAGGCAGCATTCTTGTTGCTGGATCGAGCGCGATGGAACCTTTAATTGCAGCTGCAAGTGAAGAGTTTATGAATGAGAATACGGAAGCGAGTATTTCGGTGCAAGCTGGGGGATCTGGTCAGGGACTCTCTTCAATTGCAAGTGGACAAGTGCAAATTGGGAACTCTGATGTATTTGCAGAAGAGAAGCAAGATATCCCGGCTGAAGATTTAGTAGATCATCGAATTGCTGTTGTTGGTATGGGTCCAGCTGCACATCCAGAGGTTGGTGTAGATGATATTACGACAGAAGAATTGATTGATGTTTTTACTGGAGAAATTACGAACTGGAGCGAGCTTGGCGGGGAAGACCAAGAGATTGTTCTAGTGAACCGTCCTGACTCATCAGGTACGCGTGATACGTTTGTGAATTATGGACTTGAAGGAAACGAGCCTACAGCAGGCGCGATAACAGAGGATTCCTCAAGTACAGTTAAGCAAATTATTGGTGAAACTCCAGGTGCAATTGGATACCTTGCTTTTTCTTACTATGATGAAGAAGGAACAGTGCTACCAATGTCAGTGGATGGTGTTGAACAGACTGATGAGAACGTCATGACTGGAGATTATCCAATCTGGGCATATATGCACTCTTACACTAACGGTGAACCAGAAGGTTTAACCAAAGCTTTTATTGATTATCTAATGGGAGATTTTGTCCAAGAAACGCTGATTCCAGAAATGGGTTATATTCCAGAAACGGGAATGGAAGTTGAACGGAATGCCGAAGGAGAAGAATCAACTAAATAA
- the pstC gene encoding phosphate ABC transporter permease subunit PstC produces MPSSLTVADRLLDKKKTKKKERTGKLIVYTCALLIILTTLSITLFLIIRGIQAFTIDGVSPIEFLSSLDWNPTRSAEQGGPSYGALPFIVGSFAVTILAALVAAPLGIGAAIYMTEIAPSWGRKILQPAVELLVGIPSVVYGFIGLTLIVPFIREHVGGQGFGLLAGMVVLSIMILPTVTSIATDALRTIPGGLRESSLALGATRWQTIRRVIVPAAGPMLLTAVVLGMARAFGEALAVQMVIGNARTIAESFTDPTATLTTIITLNMGHTVPGSTENNVLWSLGLILLIMSYLFIILVRFLSSRRKFS; encoded by the coding sequence ATGCCATCTTCATTAACTGTGGCAGACCGTTTGCTTGATAAGAAAAAAACAAAGAAAAAAGAAAGAACTGGTAAGTTAATTGTATACACTTGTGCTTTGTTAATTATTTTAACAACATTATCCATTACACTATTTCTAATTATTAGAGGAATACAAGCTTTTACAATAGATGGCGTGAGTCCGATTGAGTTTTTATCTAGTTTGGATTGGAATCCAACTAGAAGCGCAGAACAAGGCGGCCCTTCTTATGGGGCACTTCCATTTATTGTTGGATCATTTGCTGTAACGATATTAGCTGCTCTTGTAGCAGCGCCACTTGGTATTGGTGCCGCGATTTATATGACCGAAATCGCACCAAGCTGGGGACGGAAAATTCTTCAACCTGCTGTTGAGCTGCTTGTTGGGATTCCTTCTGTCGTTTATGGGTTTATTGGTTTGACATTAATTGTTCCGTTTATACGAGAACATGTTGGAGGACAAGGATTTGGCTTGCTGGCGGGAATGGTTGTTCTCTCCATTATGATTTTGCCAACGGTCACTAGCATTGCAACAGACGCTTTACGAACAATACCAGGAGGGTTACGTGAGTCATCACTTGCACTTGGGGCAACAAGATGGCAAACCATTCGCCGGGTCATTGTACCAGCAGCTGGACCGATGCTATTAACAGCTGTTGTGCTTGGAATGGCACGGGCATTTGGTGAAGCACTTGCTGTCCAAATGGTAATCGGGAATGCAAGGACAATCGCAGAATCTTTCACAGATCCGACAGCTACGTTAACGACGATTATAACCTTAAACATGGGGCATACGGTGCCAGGGAGTACTGAAAACAATGTGCTTTGGTCACTAGGCTTAATTTTATTAATTATGTCTTACCTATTTATTATTCTCGTTCGGTTCTTGTCATCTAGGAGGAAGTTTTCATGA
- a CDS encoding UvrD-helicase domain-containing protein has protein sequence MLFNSEQERAIYSRQPFIVVAAGAGSGKTRVLTERMVTIIEETFHNPHSAYGASVNEIAAITFTEKAANEMRERLSARMEEKADLAKTSREKSFWFMQIEQVESAMIATFHRFSLQLLKRYSRYIEEKSARSRVLDETESALLKSSVLDSIVKDHQYKEHLRLLLNVMSKQTLIRSVEQIHSSMLEQLPMEEALSLLNAKETWEHQKKLFEEEANRSINQLYHAVMDAAKDLPDKNELTKAMEKHAQNLYRLANEIQEMALGPELIDKIASFMPSRVSKAWEEKLPSLFHLYESYWKPFKKETWPKLSINWEDSFPFLEAFCILIKAFEQQYDRKKQNLNAWDFGDLQQKALALLKQQSIQLGFRHILVDEFQDTNQLQLNLIEHIQPHYVFYVGDEKQSIYRFRGSDVTIMNNLAEKAALQGEEAFIELSENYRTAPQLVSFVNSLFTVAMETQENGPAYATSYSNLSAGRPSFSDSEALASIHLLNEEKPMQTFANLLKDKLDAGTISVEDRSTVRSAKWSDVCVLLPSRTILPDLEEAFLNLKIPYRVNGGVGFFDKQEVIDFLALLNWLRRPYEDAYVIALLRSPLFGLTFSDLLEINNEKSEDQSIASFLAHEGIYQSFKSNDRIYEGLHKYDKWLNDYLPFVPSGSVTNSLLMLFEETGLRYVVLSQQNGLQKVKNIEKLIYMFAQMHVSSLEAMCAQINLYIEASMYTAEAESERSIDEAVTIMTVHASKGLEFPVVCLPQMDRKRRPDTDVFRFHSQMGIVFQLKGDEQTYESPLFMQIKKEMDERGEEEAKRLLYVALTRAKDYCFLAAADLDRSHSWMELIVEARKKNARLPIEWPEIVLDDGTVST, from the coding sequence ATGCTGTTCAACAGTGAACAAGAAAGAGCAATCTACTCAAGACAGCCGTTTATTGTTGTGGCGGCAGGCGCTGGATCTGGAAAAACAAGAGTTTTAACAGAGCGTATGGTCACAATCATTGAAGAAACGTTTCATAACCCCCATTCTGCATACGGTGCATCTGTAAATGAAATAGCTGCAATTACGTTTACAGAAAAGGCTGCAAATGAAATGAGGGAAAGACTTTCAGCAAGAATGGAGGAAAAAGCAGATCTAGCAAAAACGAGTAGGGAAAAGTCTTTTTGGTTTATGCAAATAGAACAAGTAGAGTCCGCAATGATTGCCACCTTTCATCGTTTTTCCTTGCAGCTGCTTAAACGGTATTCTCGATATATCGAGGAAAAATCTGCTCGTTCTCGCGTGCTGGATGAAACCGAGTCTGCTCTTTTAAAGTCAAGCGTCTTAGATTCGATCGTAAAAGACCATCAATATAAAGAGCATTTACGTTTATTGCTTAATGTTATGTCAAAGCAAACATTGATAAGATCTGTGGAACAGATCCACAGCTCGATGCTCGAACAGCTTCCAATGGAAGAAGCGTTATCGTTGTTAAATGCAAAAGAGACGTGGGAGCATCAGAAGAAATTATTTGAAGAAGAAGCAAATCGAAGCATTAATCAGCTTTATCATGCTGTAATGGATGCTGCTAAAGACCTTCCTGACAAAAATGAACTCACAAAAGCGATGGAAAAACATGCCCAAAACTTGTATAGACTGGCGAATGAGATTCAAGAGATGGCGTTAGGACCAGAGCTAATTGATAAGATTGCCTCTTTTATGCCAAGTCGGGTTTCGAAAGCCTGGGAAGAAAAGTTACCGTCATTATTTCATCTGTATGAAAGTTACTGGAAACCATTTAAAAAAGAGACATGGCCGAAATTATCTATAAACTGGGAAGATAGCTTTCCGTTTCTTGAAGCCTTTTGTATCTTAATTAAGGCATTTGAACAACAGTATGATAGGAAGAAGCAAAATCTAAATGCATGGGATTTTGGTGATCTTCAACAAAAAGCTCTTGCCCTTTTAAAACAGCAGTCTATTCAATTGGGCTTTAGGCATATCCTTGTCGATGAATTTCAAGATACAAACCAATTACAATTAAATCTTATTGAACACATTCAACCTCATTATGTTTTTTATGTCGGGGATGAAAAGCAATCGATTTACCGTTTTAGAGGATCCGATGTAACAATTATGAACAATCTAGCAGAAAAGGCCGCATTGCAAGGTGAGGAAGCTTTTATTGAGCTTAGTGAGAATTACCGAACAGCTCCTCAACTTGTTTCATTTGTTAATAGTTTATTTACAGTTGCCATGGAGACGCAAGAAAATGGACCTGCATATGCAACCAGCTATTCTAATTTATCTGCTGGGCGTCCTTCATTTAGCGATTCAGAAGCGTTAGCGTCGATCCATTTGCTTAATGAAGAAAAACCGATGCAAACATTTGCAAACTTGCTTAAAGATAAGCTTGACGCGGGTACAATAAGTGTAGAAGATCGTTCTACTGTCCGTTCTGCAAAATGGAGTGATGTATGTGTGCTTTTGCCGTCTCGTACGATATTACCTGACTTAGAGGAAGCTTTTCTTAACTTGAAAATTCCATATCGTGTTAACGGGGGAGTGGGTTTTTTCGATAAACAAGAAGTAATTGATTTTTTAGCGTTACTTAATTGGCTCCGCCGCCCATATGAAGATGCCTATGTTATTGCGTTGCTCCGATCACCATTATTTGGCTTGACTTTTAGTGATTTACTAGAAATAAATAATGAAAAGAGTGAGGATCAATCAATAGCAAGTTTTTTAGCACATGAAGGAATTTATCAATCGTTTAAATCAAACGATCGTATTTATGAAGGGTTGCACAAATATGATAAATGGTTAAATGATTACTTACCGTTTGTCCCGTCTGGATCCGTAACGAACTCATTACTAATGTTATTTGAAGAAACAGGACTTCGTTATGTGGTGTTGAGTCAACAAAATGGCCTTCAAAAGGTAAAAAATATTGAGAAATTAATTTATATGTTTGCACAAATGCATGTAAGTTCCCTAGAAGCAATGTGCGCGCAAATCAACTTGTATATTGAAGCGAGTATGTATACAGCAGAGGCAGAATCAGAACGTAGTATAGACGAAGCTGTGACCATTATGACTGTTCATGCTTCGAAAGGACTAGAGTTCCCAGTTGTTTGTCTTCCGCAAATGGACCGTAAAAGACGCCCGGATACAGATGTGTTCCGGTTTCATTCTCAAATGGGTATTGTTTTTCAGTTGAAAGGGGATGAACAAACATATGAATCCCCACTGTTTATGCAGATAAAAAAAGAAATGGACGAGCGGGGAGAAGAAGAAGCGAAACGTTTATTGTATGTTGCTTTAACAAGGGCTAAAGATTATTGTTTTTTAGCAGCAGCTGATCTGGATCGCTCTCATTCTTGGATGGAATTAATTGTAGAAGCAAGAAAAAAGAATGCTAGGTTACCGATTGAATGGCCAGAAATCGTTTTAGATGATGGAACGGTATCAACATAA